The Pangasianodon hypophthalmus isolate fPanHyp1 chromosome 2, fPanHyp1.pri, whole genome shotgun sequence genome window below encodes:
- the sned1 gene encoding sushi, nidogen and EGF-like domain-containing protein 1 isoform X1, whose translation MGRLRQLLLCLCTLLWLSMPSGVMPAVPLEDFYPFGHEQGDSQTITQDDGGSGLVEISVAFPFFGDRHTGLYVNNNGLVSFLKEVSQFTPVAFPISGDRRVVAPFWADVDNRQAGIVFYRESKDPAMLKRATEDIHYYFPEFPTFTATWVLIATWHNVTFFGGSPVTPVNTFQVVLITDGELSFTIFQYHNVTWTTGMHASSGGDRSGLGGIAAQAGFNAGDGRRYFNIPGSRTDDVVEVETTTNVGYPGRWVFRIDDAQVEVGSCNDSASVCPHLRPCLNGGRCIDDCITGNPSFTCSCLAGFTGRRCQIDIDECSSYPCQNGGTCTDGVNSFTCHCPPGFTGPLCETDIDECQENPCLNGARCIEGEGSFTCQCQAGYTGSVCETDINECESMPCVNGGVCEDKVNNYTCTCTANFTGSQCETELVIMTNSTSTETANQTTSCEQEGCKNCEYISSGNYNCTCKPGYYGDHCEEECLCQNGGVCIDANGTCECPTGFTGLYCQFEVTQTPCSNSRPCPDGGPCLEYGGTYLCTCQTGIDFEHDHKDFYPYVQPQSACDSSPCQNGGYCYEQDGGYTCECEHGYRGENCEKVRLSMCASSPCRNGGSCKEESGSYYCVCPYRFTGKHCEVGKPDPCASGPCMNGGTCFHYIGKYKCECPGSFMGRHCEISKGASPALDGNDCGPPPKVKHAEVQFSSTSPGSLALYTCHPGYTPNPRATQSICSSHGSWSQPPVCDEINECLSQPCMNGGTCRDRVASFLCECESGYTGQRCQTEQDGCESNPCQNGGVCRGYRRRHLCVCKEGYTGDRCQTLENPCVLQPCGNRGFCRSDRRGNYSCACRVGHTGRDCERDLLPPSGLHVLRVEESEVELQWDQADTNQNLISGFAITYAPIGRSPRKTDFLERQHSTYVLQGLSPGQLYNISTYSIKRNSNSNDISQPAIALIRTRPRKVDQLQVVNVSSSQVWLQWLVQAGRHAAVNLVRVSLVPSDGSGTRTAVLNTSVTEYSFSSLLPGQMYTVDVLTQSGLRPEDLPSTSHSSGPLHLWTKPLPPQNLSLSHVSSSTARVTWDRHPRSIPDGFVVNVTHGLTTRSRYLPDGTLSMYTIRELSPGQHYRLALTAVRNTGHEQIHSVAQHLAFTTLPLEEPQKKAERAQGGRDTSSRRTQTRTKLQHQGSDKDREHSEELPRYTELIDGRGRITAKFTNSQRKVIRHRTKPEPPIKLERMEETTNKISLALEIPEEVTKRKSESQRDCRTQPCQNGGTCIQSEDTFSCECPTSFKGRQCELYCQRVKHPCTRLYSETKSVPVWEDGVCHYLYKRTYKVQQDICFREICEPVLNKKNPNRRTQRQQ comes from the exons gtCAACAACAATGGCCTTGTGTCTTTTCTAAAGGAAGTGTCCcaattcacaccagtggccttCCCCATCTCTGGTGACCGCAGGGTAGTAGCTCCATTCTGGGCTGATGTAGACAACCGACAAGCTGGGATAGTGTTTTACAGAGAGAGCAAAGATCCTGCTATGCTGAAGAGAGCTACAGAAGACATCCACTACTATTTCCCAGAATTCCCCACATTCACAGCAACATGGGTCCTCATCGCTACTTGGCATAATGTCACTTTTTTTGGTGGGAGCCCGGTTACTCCG GTGAACACATTTCAAGTAGTGCTGATTACAGACGGTGAGCTCTCCTTCACCATCTTCCAGTACCACAATGTCACATGGACCACAGGAATGCATGCGAGCAGTGGGGGAGATCGCTCAGGCCTGGGGGGCATCGCTGCGCAG GCAGGTTTTAATGCTGGCGACGGGAGGCGCTATTTCAACATCCCGGGGTCTCGGACTGATGATGTAGTAGAGGTGGAGACCACCACAAACGTGGGGTATCCAGGGCGCTGGGTGTTTCGCATTGATGATGCTCAGGTGGAGGTGGGCAGCTGCAATGACTCAG cGTCAGTCTGTCCACACCTGAGGCCCTGTCTGAATGGCGGCCGTTGCATTGATGACTGCATCACTGGAAATCCTTCTTTCACTTGCTCATGCCTGGCTGGTTTCACTGGCCGTAGGTGCCAGATAG ataTTGACGAGTGCTCCTCATATCCCTGTCAGAACGGAGGCACGTGTACGGATGGAGTGAACAGCTTTACCTGCCACTGTCCACCAGGATTCACAGGACCCCTCTGTGAAACAG ACATTGACGAGTGCCAGGAGAATCCATGCCTCAATGGAGCGCGATGCATCGAGGGCGAGGGGAGCTTCACCTGCCAATGCCAGGCAGGTTACACCGgatctgtgtgtgagacag ACATTAATGAGTGCGAGTCCATGCCATGTGTAaacggaggtgtgtgtgaggacaagGTGAATAATTACACATGCACCTGTACTGCAAACTTCACCGGAAGCCaatgtgagacag AATTAGTAATCATGACCAATTCCACCAGTACTGAAACTGCTAATCAGACAA CTTCCTGTGAGCAAGAAGGCTGCAAGAACTGCGAGTACATCAGTTCTGGAAACTACAACTGCACCTGCAAGCCAGGCTACTATGGAGACCACTGCGAAG AAGAGTGTCTCTGCCAGAATGGAGGTGTTTGCATTGATGCAAATGGCACCTGTGAATGTCCAACGGGTTTCACTGGACTCTACTGTCAGTTTG AGGTCACACAGACACCATGCAGTAACAGCAGGCCGTGTCCAGATGGGGGTCCATGTTTGGAATATGGGGGCACATACCTTTGCACGTGCCAAACCGGCATTGACTTTGAGCATGATCACAAGGACTTCTACCCTTATG TACAGCCCCAATCGGCCTGTGATTCTTCACCATGTCAAAATGGAGGTTACTGCTATGAGCAGGATGGAGGCTACACCTGCGAGTGTGAGCACGGCTACAGGGGGGAAAACTGTGAAAAAG TCAGATTAAGTATGTGTGCCTCTAGCCCCTGCCGAAATGGCGGGTCCTGTAAAGAAGAGTCAGGGAGCTACTACTGTGTGTGTCCTTACCGGTTTACAGGAAAACACTGTGAAGTGG gGAAACCAGACCCGTGTGCCTCTGGCCCGTGCATGAATGGAGGAACGTGTTTCCATTACATCGGCAAATACAAGTGTGAGTGTCCTGGATCCTTCATGGGAAGACACTGTGAGATCAGCAAAGGAGCCAGTCCGGCTTTGGACG GAAATGATTGTGGTCCCCCTCCTAAGGTGAAGCATGCTGAGGTACAGTTCTCTTCCACCAGCCCTGGCTCCTTGGCTCTGTATACATGCCACCCAGGTTACACTCCCAACCCCAGAGCCACACAGAGCATCTGCAGCAGCCATGGTTCCTGGAGTCAACCTCCGGTCTGTGACG AAATAAACGAGTGCTTGTCTCAGCCGTGTATGAATGGAGGCACGTGTCGAGACCGAGTGGCCTCCttcctgtgtgagtgtgagtctgGATATACTGGCCAACGCTGTCAGACAG AGCAGGATGGATGCGAGTCAAATCCCTGCcagaatggaggtgtgtgtcgAGGCTACAGGAGGaggcatctgtgtgtgtgtaaagagggCTACACTGGGGATCGCTGCCAGACTT TGGAAAACCCGTGTGTATTACAGCCGTGTGGGAACCGAGGCTTCTGTCGCAGTGACAGGAGAGGAAATTACAGCTGTGCCTGCAGGGTGGGACACACAGGCCGTGACTGTGAGAGAG ATCTCCTGCCTCCATCTGGCTTGCACGTGCTGAGAGTTGAGGAAAGCGAGGTGGAGCTACAATGGGATCAAGCTGACACCAATCAGAACCTGATCAGTGGTTTTGCCATCACTTACGCTCCGATTGGGCGTAGCCCACGAAAAACAGACTTTCTGGAGAGGCAGCATTCAACCTATGTGCTACAGGGCCTGAGTCCAGGACAGCTTTACAACATCTCCACCTACTCAATCAAACGCAATTCCAACAGCAACGATATCAGCCAGCCTGCGATTGCCCTCATACGCACAA GGCCTCGGAAGGTGGATCAGCTGCAGGTGGTGAATGTGTCCTCGTCCCAGGTGTGGCTACAGTGGCTAGTGCAGGCAGGCCGGCATGCCGCTGTCAACCTGGTGCGGGTTTCTCTGGTGCCCTCGGATGGGAGTGGCACTCGCACTGCTGTCCTGAACACCAGTGTTACAGAATACAGCTTCAG TTCTCTTCTTCCAGGTCAGATGTACACTGTAGATGTGCTGACACAGAGTGGACTTCGTCCTGAGGACCTGCCTTCCACCAGCCACTCTTCTGGACCCCTGCACCTCTGGACAA AACCATTGCCTCCCCAGAACCTCTCACTATCCCACGTGAGCTCCAGCACTGCACGTGTCACATGGGACCGGCATCCAAGGAGCATCCCTGATGGCTTTGTGGTGAATGTGACACATGGCCTAACCACTCGGAGCCGCTATCTGCCTGATGGAACTCTGAGCATGTACACCATACGAGAATTGAGCCCGGGGCAGCACTATCGGCTTGCCCTGACTGCTGTGCGCAACACAGGCCACGAGCAGATCCACAGTGTGGCCCAGCACTTAGCCTTCACTACAC TACCTCTGGAGGAGCCGCAGAAGAAAGCTGAGAGAGCTCAGGGAGGTCGGGACACGTCTAGCAGGCGAACTCAGACTCGCACTAAACTACAACATCAAGGCTCTGATAAAGACAGGGAACATTCTGAAGAACTGCCCAG atacacagagcTGATAGATGGTCGGGGGAGGATAACAGCCAAATTCACCAACTCACAGCGCAAAGTCATTCGCCATCGCACAA AACCTGAACCTCCAATCAAATTAGAGAGAATGGAGGaaacaaccaacaaaatcagTCTGGCTCTGGAGATCCCTGAAGAAGTGACAAAGAGGAAAAGTG agtcTCAGCGTGACTGCAGAACTCAGCCGTGTCAGAATGGAGGGACTTGCATACAGAGTGAAGACACTTTCAGCTGTGAATGTCCAACGAGCTTTAAGGGCAGACAGTGTGAACTGT ATTGTCAACGAGTAAAACATCCGTGTACCCGCCTCTACTCTGAAACAAAGAGCGTGCCTGTATGGGAGGATGGAGTCTGCCATTATCt
- the sned1 gene encoding sushi, nidogen and EGF-like domain-containing protein 1 isoform X2, with amino-acid sequence MDHRNACEQWGRSLRPGGHRCAGFNAGDGRRYFNIPGSRTDDVVEVETTTNVGYPGRWVFRIDDAQVEVGSCNDSASVCPHLRPCLNGGRCIDDCITGNPSFTCSCLAGFTGRRCQIDIDECSSYPCQNGGTCTDGVNSFTCHCPPGFTGPLCETDIDECQENPCLNGARCIEGEGSFTCQCQAGYTGSVCETDINECESMPCVNGGVCEDKVNNYTCTCTANFTGSQCETELVIMTNSTSTETANQTTSCEQEGCKNCEYISSGNYNCTCKPGYYGDHCEEECLCQNGGVCIDANGTCECPTGFTGLYCQFEVTQTPCSNSRPCPDGGPCLEYGGTYLCTCQTGIDFEHDHKDFYPYVQPQSACDSSPCQNGGYCYEQDGGYTCECEHGYRGENCEKVRLSMCASSPCRNGGSCKEESGSYYCVCPYRFTGKHCEVGKPDPCASGPCMNGGTCFHYIGKYKCECPGSFMGRHCEISKGASPALDGNDCGPPPKVKHAEVQFSSTSPGSLALYTCHPGYTPNPRATQSICSSHGSWSQPPVCDEINECLSQPCMNGGTCRDRVASFLCECESGYTGQRCQTEQDGCESNPCQNGGVCRGYRRRHLCVCKEGYTGDRCQTLENPCVLQPCGNRGFCRSDRRGNYSCACRVGHTGRDCERDLLPPSGLHVLRVEESEVELQWDQADTNQNLISGFAITYAPIGRSPRKTDFLERQHSTYVLQGLSPGQLYNISTYSIKRNSNSNDISQPAIALIRTRPRKVDQLQVVNVSSSQVWLQWLVQAGRHAAVNLVRVSLVPSDGSGTRTAVLNTSVTEYSFSSLLPGQMYTVDVLTQSGLRPEDLPSTSHSSGPLHLWTKPLPPQNLSLSHVSSSTARVTWDRHPRSIPDGFVVNVTHGLTTRSRYLPDGTLSMYTIRELSPGQHYRLALTAVRNTGHEQIHSVAQHLAFTTLPLEEPQKKAERAQGGRDTSSRRTQTRTKLQHQGSDKDREHSEELPRYTELIDGRGRITAKFTNSQRKVIRHRTKPEPPIKLERMEETTNKISLALEIPEEVTKRKSESQRDCRTQPCQNGGTCIQSEDTFSCECPTSFKGRQCELYCQRVKHPCTRLYSETKSVPVWEDGVCHYLYKRTYKVQQDICFREICEPVLNKKNPNRRTQRQQ; translated from the exons ATGGACCACAGGAATGCATGCGAGCAGTGGGGGAGATCGCTCAGGCCTGGGGGGCATCGCTGCGCAG GTTTTAATGCTGGCGACGGGAGGCGCTATTTCAACATCCCGGGGTCTCGGACTGATGATGTAGTAGAGGTGGAGACCACCACAAACGTGGGGTATCCAGGGCGCTGGGTGTTTCGCATTGATGATGCTCAGGTGGAGGTGGGCAGCTGCAATGACTCAG cGTCAGTCTGTCCACACCTGAGGCCCTGTCTGAATGGCGGCCGTTGCATTGATGACTGCATCACTGGAAATCCTTCTTTCACTTGCTCATGCCTGGCTGGTTTCACTGGCCGTAGGTGCCAGATAG ataTTGACGAGTGCTCCTCATATCCCTGTCAGAACGGAGGCACGTGTACGGATGGAGTGAACAGCTTTACCTGCCACTGTCCACCAGGATTCACAGGACCCCTCTGTGAAACAG ACATTGACGAGTGCCAGGAGAATCCATGCCTCAATGGAGCGCGATGCATCGAGGGCGAGGGGAGCTTCACCTGCCAATGCCAGGCAGGTTACACCGgatctgtgtgtgagacag ACATTAATGAGTGCGAGTCCATGCCATGTGTAaacggaggtgtgtgtgaggacaagGTGAATAATTACACATGCACCTGTACTGCAAACTTCACCGGAAGCCaatgtgagacag AATTAGTAATCATGACCAATTCCACCAGTACTGAAACTGCTAATCAGACAA CTTCCTGTGAGCAAGAAGGCTGCAAGAACTGCGAGTACATCAGTTCTGGAAACTACAACTGCACCTGCAAGCCAGGCTACTATGGAGACCACTGCGAAG AAGAGTGTCTCTGCCAGAATGGAGGTGTTTGCATTGATGCAAATGGCACCTGTGAATGTCCAACGGGTTTCACTGGACTCTACTGTCAGTTTG AGGTCACACAGACACCATGCAGTAACAGCAGGCCGTGTCCAGATGGGGGTCCATGTTTGGAATATGGGGGCACATACCTTTGCACGTGCCAAACCGGCATTGACTTTGAGCATGATCACAAGGACTTCTACCCTTATG TACAGCCCCAATCGGCCTGTGATTCTTCACCATGTCAAAATGGAGGTTACTGCTATGAGCAGGATGGAGGCTACACCTGCGAGTGTGAGCACGGCTACAGGGGGGAAAACTGTGAAAAAG TCAGATTAAGTATGTGTGCCTCTAGCCCCTGCCGAAATGGCGGGTCCTGTAAAGAAGAGTCAGGGAGCTACTACTGTGTGTGTCCTTACCGGTTTACAGGAAAACACTGTGAAGTGG gGAAACCAGACCCGTGTGCCTCTGGCCCGTGCATGAATGGAGGAACGTGTTTCCATTACATCGGCAAATACAAGTGTGAGTGTCCTGGATCCTTCATGGGAAGACACTGTGAGATCAGCAAAGGAGCCAGTCCGGCTTTGGACG GAAATGATTGTGGTCCCCCTCCTAAGGTGAAGCATGCTGAGGTACAGTTCTCTTCCACCAGCCCTGGCTCCTTGGCTCTGTATACATGCCACCCAGGTTACACTCCCAACCCCAGAGCCACACAGAGCATCTGCAGCAGCCATGGTTCCTGGAGTCAACCTCCGGTCTGTGACG AAATAAACGAGTGCTTGTCTCAGCCGTGTATGAATGGAGGCACGTGTCGAGACCGAGTGGCCTCCttcctgtgtgagtgtgagtctgGATATACTGGCCAACGCTGTCAGACAG AGCAGGATGGATGCGAGTCAAATCCCTGCcagaatggaggtgtgtgtcgAGGCTACAGGAGGaggcatctgtgtgtgtgtaaagagggCTACACTGGGGATCGCTGCCAGACTT TGGAAAACCCGTGTGTATTACAGCCGTGTGGGAACCGAGGCTTCTGTCGCAGTGACAGGAGAGGAAATTACAGCTGTGCCTGCAGGGTGGGACACACAGGCCGTGACTGTGAGAGAG ATCTCCTGCCTCCATCTGGCTTGCACGTGCTGAGAGTTGAGGAAAGCGAGGTGGAGCTACAATGGGATCAAGCTGACACCAATCAGAACCTGATCAGTGGTTTTGCCATCACTTACGCTCCGATTGGGCGTAGCCCACGAAAAACAGACTTTCTGGAGAGGCAGCATTCAACCTATGTGCTACAGGGCCTGAGTCCAGGACAGCTTTACAACATCTCCACCTACTCAATCAAACGCAATTCCAACAGCAACGATATCAGCCAGCCTGCGATTGCCCTCATACGCACAA GGCCTCGGAAGGTGGATCAGCTGCAGGTGGTGAATGTGTCCTCGTCCCAGGTGTGGCTACAGTGGCTAGTGCAGGCAGGCCGGCATGCCGCTGTCAACCTGGTGCGGGTTTCTCTGGTGCCCTCGGATGGGAGTGGCACTCGCACTGCTGTCCTGAACACCAGTGTTACAGAATACAGCTTCAG TTCTCTTCTTCCAGGTCAGATGTACACTGTAGATGTGCTGACACAGAGTGGACTTCGTCCTGAGGACCTGCCTTCCACCAGCCACTCTTCTGGACCCCTGCACCTCTGGACAA AACCATTGCCTCCCCAGAACCTCTCACTATCCCACGTGAGCTCCAGCACTGCACGTGTCACATGGGACCGGCATCCAAGGAGCATCCCTGATGGCTTTGTGGTGAATGTGACACATGGCCTAACCACTCGGAGCCGCTATCTGCCTGATGGAACTCTGAGCATGTACACCATACGAGAATTGAGCCCGGGGCAGCACTATCGGCTTGCCCTGACTGCTGTGCGCAACACAGGCCACGAGCAGATCCACAGTGTGGCCCAGCACTTAGCCTTCACTACAC TACCTCTGGAGGAGCCGCAGAAGAAAGCTGAGAGAGCTCAGGGAGGTCGGGACACGTCTAGCAGGCGAACTCAGACTCGCACTAAACTACAACATCAAGGCTCTGATAAAGACAGGGAACATTCTGAAGAACTGCCCAG atacacagagcTGATAGATGGTCGGGGGAGGATAACAGCCAAATTCACCAACTCACAGCGCAAAGTCATTCGCCATCGCACAA AACCTGAACCTCCAATCAAATTAGAGAGAATGGAGGaaacaaccaacaaaatcagTCTGGCTCTGGAGATCCCTGAAGAAGTGACAAAGAGGAAAAGTG agtcTCAGCGTGACTGCAGAACTCAGCCGTGTCAGAATGGAGGGACTTGCATACAGAGTGAAGACACTTTCAGCTGTGAATGTCCAACGAGCTTTAAGGGCAGACAGTGTGAACTGT ATTGTCAACGAGTAAAACATCCGTGTACCCGCCTCTACTCTGAAACAAAGAGCGTGCCTGTATGGGAGGATGGAGTCTGCCATTATCt